In Thermosipho atlanticus DSM 15807, one DNA window encodes the following:
- a CDS encoding DegT/DnrJ/EryC1/StrS family aminotransferase, with translation MIPLFDLTRQYKKIKNEILSAIDKVLENGRVILGEEVKKLETNISNYIGVKYGIGVANGSDALVIALRAMGMKNGDKVITTPYTFFATASAIVRNNGIPIFVDVDKESYNIDLNQVENILKKEKVFGIIPVHLFGQTLDLEGLLFLKEKYGIKILEDCAQSIGSEGIVKNEIKKSGSIGDAAIFSFFPTKNLGTYGDGGMIVTDNEKIYELSKTLRVHGSRKKYYHDMVGYNSRLDEIHAAILNVKFKYLDTWTEKRINIAKKYAEFFKNKELSVKYPKIYKKTYKYHVFHQYVIEFENNKIREKVKEHLTNVGIGTSIYYPTPLHLQTCFKGLGYKEGDFPISEKLSQTTLALPIFPELTNEEIGKIVEEISKTLKED, from the coding sequence ATGATACCTTTATTTGACTTAACTAGACAATACAAAAAAATCAAAAATGAAATTTTAAGCGCAATCGACAAAGTTCTAGAAAATGGAAGGGTAATCTTGGGAGAAGAAGTTAAAAAATTGGAAACAAACATATCAAACTATATTGGAGTTAAATATGGGATAGGTGTTGCAAACGGTAGTGATGCTCTTGTAATTGCGCTAAGAGCCATGGGAATGAAAAATGGTGATAAAGTAATCACAACTCCTTATACTTTTTTTGCAACAGCTTCAGCCATTGTTAGAAACAATGGAATACCAATATTTGTGGATGTAGACAAAGAATCCTATAACATAGATTTAAATCAAGTGGAAAACATCTTAAAAAAGGAAAAAGTTTTTGGAATTATTCCCGTACATTTATTTGGACAAACACTTGATCTTGAAGGACTTCTCTTTTTAAAAGAAAAATACGGCATAAAAATTCTTGAAGATTGTGCACAATCAATAGGTTCCGAAGGAATTGTCAAAAATGAAATCAAAAAAAGTGGAAGTATTGGTGATGCAGCTATTTTTTCGTTTTTTCCGACAAAAAATTTAGGGACATATGGTGATGGTGGAATGATAGTAACAGATAACGAAAAAATATACGAATTATCTAAAACATTAAGGGTACATGGTTCAAGAAAAAAATATTATCATGACATGGTTGGTTATAATTCTAGGCTTGACGAAATTCATGCAGCAATTTTAAATGTTAAATTCAAATATCTTGATACATGGACTGAAAAAAGAATTAACATTGCAAAAAAATATGCGGAATTTTTCAAAAACAAGGAATTATCTGTAAAATATCCGAAAATATATAAAAAAACTTACAAATACCACGTTTTCCACCAGTATGTCATAGAATTTGAAAATAATAAAATAAGAGAAAAGGTAAAAGAACATCTAACCAACGTTGGAATAGGTACTAGTATTTATTACCCAACTCCTTTACATTTGCAAACATGCTTTAAAGGATTAGGTTACAAAGAAGGAGATTTTCCTATATCGGAAAAGTTATCTCAAACCACGCTTGCATTGCCAATTTTTCCTGAATTGACTAATGAAGAAATAGGAAAGATAGTTGAAGAAATAAGCAAAACATTAAAGGAGGATTAA
- a CDS encoding NCS2 family permease, giving the protein MEKFFKLKENGTSVRTEIIAGLTTFLTMAYIIFVNPNILINVIPGATPGSDLYAQFFGAFMVATILGAATATLIMGLWANYPFALAPGMGLNAYFAFTVCLKLGIDWRIALAAVFVEGLIFILLTLSGVRGFVVKAVPSSIKLATSAGIGLFIAFIGLKSAGIVVSDPATFVTLGNLTSPTALVAIIGFFIIAILFALKVPGSILIGILASTFIGALPVFGVTKYQGIIGKVPDISPTFLKLFEKFSWADLATGTFWIVVFTFFFVDFFDTLGTLTGLAESAGFIKNGEFPRANKAYMADAVGTSVGALFGTSTVTTYIESSTGIAEGGRTGLTAVTVAILMLLMLFFAPLGLTIPAAATAPALVFVGALMLKGLKLVNWDDITEALPAFITMIVMPLTYSIANGIALGLIVYPIVKTFSGKAKDVHWLNWVLAILFALYLVYLRG; this is encoded by the coding sequence GTGGAAAAATTTTTCAAACTAAAAGAAAACGGAACAAGTGTTCGTACTGAGATTATTGCAGGTCTTACAACCTTCTTAACCATGGCTTATATCATATTTGTAAACCCAAACATACTAATCAACGTAATTCCTGGTGCTACTCCTGGAAGCGATCTCTATGCCCAATTTTTCGGTGCTTTCATGGTCGCCACAATTTTGGGTGCAGCAACTGCTACTTTGATAATGGGTTTGTGGGCAAATTACCCATTTGCTCTTGCACCTGGAATGGGACTTAACGCATATTTTGCTTTCACAGTATGTCTTAAATTAGGAATTGACTGGAGAATTGCTCTAGCAGCTGTTTTCGTTGAAGGTTTAATTTTTATACTGTTAACACTTTCCGGAGTAAGAGGATTTGTTGTAAAAGCAGTACCATCAAGCATTAAATTAGCTACAAGTGCTGGTATTGGTTTGTTTATAGCATTTATAGGGCTCAAAAGTGCTGGAATTGTAGTCTCTGATCCTGCTACGTTTGTTACACTTGGTAACTTGACTTCTCCAACTGCACTAGTAGCGATTATTGGGTTCTTTATAATAGCCATTTTGTTTGCCTTAAAAGTTCCTGGTTCCATTTTGATAGGAATTTTAGCTTCAACCTTCATAGGGGCTCTTCCTGTTTTTGGTGTAACAAAATATCAAGGAATTATCGGAAAAGTTCCTGATATTTCTCCAACTTTCTTAAAACTCTTTGAAAAGTTCTCATGGGCTGATCTTGCTACGGGAACTTTTTGGATTGTAGTCTTTACCTTCTTCTTTGTTGACTTCTTTGACACTCTTGGAACATTAACTGGTCTTGCTGAAAGTGCTGGCTTCATCAAAAACGGAGAATTCCCAAGAGCAAATAAAGCATATATGGCAGACGCTGTCGGTACTTCTGTAGGTGCATTGTTTGGAACATCAACAGTAACTACTTATATTGAAAGTAGTACAGGTATTGCCGAAGGCGGAAGAACCGGTCTTACTGCAGTTACTGTTGCAATCTTAATGCTTCTCATGCTTTTCTTTGCACCTCTTGGCCTCACAATTCCTGCAGCTGCTACTGCTCCTGCTTTAGTCTTTGTAGGTGCATTGATGCTTAAGGGATTAAAATTAGTCAATTGGGACGATATTACCGAAGCTCTTCCAGCGTTTATAACCATGATTGTTATGCCTCTAACTTACTCTATTGCAAATGGTATTGCTCTCGGCCTTATTGTTTATCCAATCGTTAAAACCTTCAGTGGAAAAGCAAAAGATGTACATTGGCTTAACTGGGTTCTAGCAATACTCTTTGCTCTCTATCTTGTTTACCTTAGAGGATAA
- the nth gene encoding endonuclease III, translated as MNIEKIAKLIIEKFPRDLKIKDPFYVLISTILSQRSKDENTEIATKNLFGKYKNSKELSKAQPNELYELIKPAGLYRQKADRIIKISKILEKKYNGKVPNTLEELLKLPGVGRKTANIVLYISFGKPALAVDTHVHRISNRLGWVKTKTPEDTEFELMKLLPKELWGPLNGAMVEFGKNVCKPVKPDCKNCPLEKYCNWEGKK; from the coding sequence ATGAATATAGAAAAAATAGCTAAATTAATAATTGAGAAATTTCCAAGGGATCTTAAAATAAAAGATCCTTTTTATGTTTTAATATCTACTATATTAAGCCAAAGAAGCAAAGATGAAAACACAGAAATCGCAACAAAAAATTTATTCGGAAAATACAAAAATTCAAAAGAACTTTCAAAAGCGCAACCCAACGAATTGTATGAACTTATAAAACCTGCAGGTTTATATAGACAAAAAGCAGACAGGATAATTAAGATCTCTAAAATTTTAGAGAAGAAATACAACGGAAAAGTACCAAATACTCTCGAAGAACTTTTAAAATTACCGGGTGTAGGCAGAAAAACAGCTAATATAGTTCTTTATATATCGTTTGGTAAACCAGCACTTGCTGTAGATACTCACGTTCATAGAATTTCTAATAGATTAGGATGGGTCAAAACCAAAACACCTGAAGATACTGAATTTGAACTCATGAAGTTACTTCCAAAAGAATTATGGGGACCTTTAAATGGTGCGATGGTTGAATTTGGAAAAAATGTCTGTAAACCAGTTAAACCTGATTGCAAAAATTGTCCATTAGAAAAGTACTGCAACTGGGAGGGTAAAAAATGA
- a CDS encoding Fur family transcriptional regulator: MVMTKKRKEILEIIEKSNKPLTAEEIYKVNKLKPNFSTIYRTLNFLESKNLIKSVSFENGPKYFYSTNKHYHFLYCIKCGNIEIFDKCTATQLEEFVEEKFDFQIIDHVFYFKGLCKNCQEG; this comes from the coding sequence ATGGTTATGACAAAAAAAAGAAAGGAAATTTTAGAAATAATCGAAAAAAGCAATAAACCATTAACCGCAGAAGAAATATACAAAGTCAATAAATTAAAACCAAATTTTTCCACAATATATAGAACTCTTAATTTTCTCGAAAGCAAGAATTTAATAAAATCTGTTTCTTTTGAAAATGGGCCAAAATATTTTTACTCTACCAACAAACACTATCATTTCCTATATTGCATAAAATGTGGGAACATAGAAATTTTTGACAAATGCACAGCAACCCAACTAGAAGAGTTTGTTGAGGAAAAATTTGACTTTCAAATTATAGATCATGTTTTCTACTTTAAAGGACTCTGTAAAAACTGTCAGGAGGGATGA
- a CDS encoding metal ABC transporter permease, producing the protein MFNEIFTYDFLKIAFFASLLSGFAAGIISPLIVYKKMEFIGDGTAHAAFAGLAIGLFFDVDYRVVAILTAILFSLLISFFSNKHKIHENSAIGMLLPVFMSVGVIIISKSSTYVQDLTSYLFGDILLVKLSDVWFLIFVILSSIVIISLMRYEILFFLADEEMAAFYGVNIKQIRTIFLILISVIVVSIVKISGIILLGALIIIPGLFAKKLAKSFSSVFVFSIFYNLVVTFLGFYLSYYFDISPGPVIVLTSFTIFIIFSFLKKQNNL; encoded by the coding sequence ATGTTCAATGAAATTTTTACATACGATTTTTTAAAAATCGCTTTCTTTGCAAGTCTTTTATCCGGTTTTGCTGCTGGAATTATCTCTCCTCTAATTGTATACAAAAAAATGGAATTTATAGGTGATGGTACTGCTCATGCAGCTTTTGCTGGTCTTGCAATAGGTTTATTTTTTGACGTTGACTACAGAGTTGTAGCAATTTTAACTGCTATCCTTTTTTCTCTTTTAATAAGTTTTTTTTCAAATAAACATAAAATTCATGAAAATAGTGCTATTGGAATGCTCCTCCCTGTATTTATGTCTGTAGGAGTTATTATCATTTCTAAAAGTAGCACATACGTTCAAGACTTAACAAGCTATCTTTTCGGGGATATTTTACTTGTGAAACTATCCGATGTATGGTTTTTGATTTTTGTTATTTTATCATCAATTGTAATTATATCCTTAATGAGATATGAAATTTTATTCTTTTTAGCAGATGAAGAAATGGCAGCATTTTATGGTGTTAATATTAAACAAATAAGAACTATTTTTTTAATTCTAATATCAGTAATCGTGGTAAGTATAGTAAAAATCTCTGGGATTATACTCCTTGGAGCACTTATTATAATACCCGGACTTTTTGCTAAAAAATTGGCTAAATCATTTTCTTCCGTCTTCGTGTTCTCTATATTCTATAATCTAGTTGTTACCTTCCTTGGTTTTTATCTTTCATACTATTTTGACATTTCCCCAGGACCTGTTATTGTTCTTACCTCTTTTACTATCTTTATCATTTTCAGCTTTTTAAAAAAGCAAAACAATTTATGA
- a CDS encoding metal ABC transporter ATP-binding protein, protein MNNYIILVENLNYKINGTEILKNINFKIPEGDFVGIVGPNGAGKSTLVKILIGQITNYEGKVIVNGKIGYLPQTQTINREVPINAFQFVLMGTYKNIKNIEKIPEILDEIGLSGKENRLVGNMSGGELQRLSLARALISEPDILILDEPEAGIDQMGKAKFYELLEKIRSERKITIIMISHDIGMVFEKCKTIMCLNKTLHCHGPTKEIKPEELKVLFPDFDLWIRGKYHYEKEHKNVQ, encoded by the coding sequence ATGAATAATTACATTATTTTAGTAGAAAACTTAAATTATAAAATAAACGGTACAGAAATTTTAAAAAACATAAATTTCAAAATTCCAGAAGGAGATTTTGTAGGAATTGTGGGACCTAATGGTGCCGGAAAGTCAACTCTTGTAAAAATTTTAATTGGTCAAATTACAAACTACGAGGGAAAAGTCATTGTAAATGGAAAAATAGGATATCTCCCACAAACACAAACTATCAATAGAGAAGTTCCAATCAATGCTTTTCAATTTGTCCTTATGGGAACGTACAAAAACATTAAAAATATCGAAAAAATTCCAGAAATTTTAGACGAAATAGGGCTTTCCGGAAAAGAGAACAGATTGGTAGGAAATATGTCAGGTGGAGAACTTCAACGGCTTTCTCTTGCAAGAGCTCTCATTTCTGAACCAGATATTTTAATTCTCGATGAACCGGAAGCGGGAATAGATCAGATGGGAAAAGCAAAATTTTATGAACTTCTTGAAAAAATTCGTTCTGAAAGAAAGATTACTATAATAATGATTTCTCACGATATTGGTATGGTGTTTGAAAAATGCAAAACAATAATGTGTTTGAACAAGACACTACATTGTCATGGTCCAACTAAAGAGATCAAACCCGAAGAACTTAAAGTACTTTTCCCTGATTTTGACCTTTGGATTAGAGGAAAATACCATTACGAAAAGGAGCATAAAAATGTTCAATGA
- a CDS encoding secondary thiamine-phosphate synthase enzyme YjbQ produces the protein MLFAFEVKTEARNILIDITSRIEELVRKSGVKSGLCVVYVPHTTAGITINENADPSVKYDIENTLSKIVPSNLNYTHLEGNSDSHVKSTLVSPSITLIIDNGHLLLGTWQGVYFCEFDGPRRRKVYIKIIED, from the coding sequence ATGCTTTTTGCTTTTGAAGTTAAAACAGAAGCTAGAAATATTTTAATTGATATTACAAGTAGAATTGAGGAATTAGTAAGAAAATCTGGAGTAAAATCTGGACTTTGTGTTGTTTATGTTCCTCATACGACTGCGGGTATTACAATTAACGAGAATGCAGATCCTTCTGTAAAATATGATATAGAAAATACCCTTTCAAAAATTGTTCCTTCAAATCTCAATTATACTCACCTCGAAGGAAATTCCGATTCTCATGTAAAATCAACTTTAGTGTCACCGAGTATCACTTTGATTATTGACAACGGGCATCTTCTCCTTGGGACTTGGCAAGGTGTATATTTTTGTGAATTTGACGGTCCGAGAAGGAGAAAAGTTTATATAAAAATTATTGAAGATTAA
- a CDS encoding O-antigen ligase family protein: MFGDILMHATVVLVALFSHPKLTYEFSVPKYAILTLAISILFTYLMFKWIKEKKIKFYITSAHVLWFAFGIVSIISSFNVLRDNPYYFRRSFDIALYVLFNVLLAIYFSTVYKDKQKISTLLFTFLITSFVISVDALLNFYFGFDLFLGKVGEPFTRAAIKSTVGNVIFTANYIDMLLPIALYFILSFDLGLKKPNFLKVFFLKLFASISFIVGLTAVIVSQTRSEYIAIIIMSSLYVIFYLVWARKKKNKAFETIRKNDEQLAKKLLVLTKYLLIGVLVLSALIVVLYNTPNPLTGNGKVSMTSRFSAMTSVSSKDERFLSWFTSLELWEDHKIFGTGIGTYQLLSITKMGEYLEKHPELYYGWNNFKRAHNDYFQILGETGLVGFILIISLLFSLAYFFFTIPKKIEERDDLILFLSLSVAVVGFAIQSVFSFPGHLLPNALAATFFASVAIGPYFTKKEFKEFKGFLAVVIAFLIVVIAYTSMYLRWNHFISEVNFKNGNIAYMTYVKILEELPKAKGYIQQLQKKLDDLKNYRGQYAYLDPEKWKIKKQREYMQKGLPYNEFEVENQRVAEINKIRNQILSQISQINSQSSQLPQLALTYYKTAKEKLIKSVKINHTYGKSFFYLATLSVQDYRIANLKNNIQTHYREIFAQNFDEFQKIIYDKYKYRWLEKLEPYVKQNPEILTKFDFATMQALIDSVGLYKTSLLSFNERNTYKAIAMRYHSLHNMAKQLLSVLPKDSEYYNYVKSLVVEFFEEYIRYAKITIQNMPGGWNRFPDWKNADVSKATAGQDIYRFFAGMILKLQPPTNLEVRSFLEWLAVTEIKAVKYMNLKGVWGVPNGVIDFLHASAFEYYKAGQYQEMLYSLEKLADLYKASYINARNQLPKYIRRLDTTVDNIKIIYREQLLSVLTNSNIPKPAIDAILSLFEKAIDDINTTFKSYNFMSSEAEYMKKLTQTTFSKWYDQRKNNVWVSIAVEKLNNFITQLQKMGLNVETLLKVKSTLQKIIASPSNASVVESYSRFIAHYELILNDLKYLASNLKERYSELTDNMWENVIEEWSKVYTEDGTPLKSKEDIMSYLNNILGK; the protein is encoded by the coding sequence TTGTTTGGAGATATATTGATGCATGCTACAGTTGTATTAGTGGCGTTATTTTCACATCCTAAGCTTACATATGAGTTTAGTGTCCCGAAATATGCAATTTTGACTTTAGCAATTTCTATATTGTTTACTTATCTAATGTTTAAGTGGATAAAAGAAAAGAAAATAAAATTTTATATAACTTCAGCACATGTTTTGTGGTTTGCGTTTGGAATTGTATCGATAATTTCCAGTTTTAATGTTTTGAGAGATAATCCTTATTATTTTAGGCGTTCATTTGATATAGCATTATATGTTTTATTTAATGTCCTTTTAGCGATATATTTTAGTACAGTTTATAAAGACAAGCAAAAAATAAGTACACTTTTATTTACTTTCTTAATAACCTCTTTTGTTATATCGGTTGATGCTCTCTTAAACTTTTATTTTGGTTTTGACCTATTTTTAGGTAAGGTTGGGGAACCTTTTACAAGAGCAGCAATAAAATCGACGGTAGGAAATGTTATATTTACAGCAAATTACATAGATATGTTATTACCAATTGCTTTGTATTTTATATTAAGTTTTGATTTAGGGCTAAAAAAACCGAATTTTCTTAAAGTTTTCTTTTTAAAATTGTTTGCAAGTATTTCTTTTATTGTTGGCTTAACGGCGGTTATAGTTTCACAAACGAGATCTGAATACATTGCTATTATCATAATGAGTTCTTTGTATGTCATTTTTTATCTTGTTTGGGCGAGGAAAAAGAAAAATAAAGCTTTTGAAACGATTAGAAAAAATGATGAGCAACTTGCAAAAAAACTTTTAGTATTAACAAAATATTTGCTTATAGGAGTTTTGGTGTTGTCAGCTTTAATTGTGGTTTTATATAACACCCCAAATCCATTAACTGGAAATGGAAAGGTAAGTATGACTAGTAGATTTTCGGCTATGACTTCTGTTTCAAGTAAAGATGAAAGATTTTTGTCTTGGTTTACTTCTCTTGAGCTTTGGGAAGATCATAAAATCTTTGGAACAGGAATAGGAACTTATCAATTATTGTCTATTACAAAGATGGGAGAATATCTTGAAAAACATCCAGAACTTTACTATGGTTGGAATAATTTTAAAAGGGCACACAATGATTACTTTCAAATTTTAGGTGAAACTGGATTGGTAGGTTTCATACTAATAATTTCTCTTTTGTTTTCGCTTGCTTATTTTTTCTTTACAATACCCAAAAAGATTGAAGAGAGAGATGATTTAATTCTATTTCTTTCATTATCGGTTGCGGTAGTTGGGTTTGCCATACAAAGCGTATTCAGTTTTCCAGGACATCTTTTACCTAATGCATTAGCTGCAACATTTTTTGCAAGTGTTGCTATTGGGCCATACTTTACTAAAAAAGAATTTAAAGAATTTAAGGGATTTTTAGCAGTGGTTATAGCATTTTTAATAGTTGTTATAGCATATACCTCCATGTATCTTAGATGGAATCATTTTATTTCAGAAGTGAATTTTAAAAATGGAAATATAGCGTATATGACGTATGTAAAGATTCTTGAAGAATTGCCAAAGGCAAAAGGTTATATACAACAACTTCAAAAAAAATTAGATGATTTAAAGAATTATAGAGGTCAATATGCTTATTTAGATCCTGAAAAATGGAAGATCAAAAAACAAAGAGAGTATATGCAAAAAGGATTGCCATACAATGAATTTGAAGTTGAAAATCAAAGAGTTGCCGAGATAAATAAAATAAGAAATCAGATTTTATCTCAAATTTCGCAAATAAACTCTCAAAGTTCTCAATTACCTCAGCTAGCCTTAACTTATTACAAAACAGCAAAAGAAAAACTTATAAAAAGTGTTAAGATAAACCACACGTATGGAAAATCCTTCTTTTATTTGGCAACTTTATCAGTTCAAGATTATAGAATAGCTAATTTGAAAAATAATATTCAAACACATTATAGGGAAATTTTCGCTCAAAATTTTGACGAATTTCAAAAGATAATTTATGATAAATACAAATACAGATGGTTGGAAAAGTTAGAACCATATGTTAAACAAAACCCTGAAATTTTAACCAAGTTTGATTTTGCAACAATGCAGGCGTTAATAGACTCAGTTGGTTTATACAAGACATCATTGTTATCATTTAATGAAAGAAATACATATAAAGCTATTGCAATGAGATATCATTCTTTGCATAATATGGCGAAACAACTTTTGAGTGTTTTACCAAAAGATTCCGAGTACTATAACTACGTTAAAAGTTTAGTTGTAGAATTTTTTGAAGAATATATTAGATATGCCAAAATTACTATTCAAAACATGCCAGGTGGATGGAATAGATTCCCTGATTGGAAAAATGCGGATGTATCAAAAGCAACAGCTGGACAGGATATTTATAGATTCTTTGCAGGAATGATTTTAAAACTCCAACCTCCAACAAACCTTGAAGTTAGATCTTTCCTAGAATGGCTAGCAGTTACAGAAATAAAAGCTGTGAAATATATGAATTTAAAAGGTGTATGGGGAGTTCCAAATGGTGTTATAGACTTTCTGCATGCTAGTGCTTTTGAATATTATAAAGCTGGGCAGTATCAAGAGATGTTATATTCTTTAGAAAAATTGGCTGATTTATACAAGGCTTCCTATATTAATGCTCGAAATCAGTTACCAAAGTATATAAGAAGATTAGATACTACAGTTGATAATATTAAAATAATTTACAGAGAACAACTTTTGTCTGTCTTAACAAACTCGAATATCCCCAAACCAGCAATAGATGCTATATTAAGCCTGTTTGAAAAAGCAATAGATGATATTAACACAACTTTTAAGTCGTATAACTTCATGTCCTCAGAGGCCGAATATATGAAAAAACTTACACAGACGACATTTTCAAAGTGGTATGATCAGAGAAAAAATAATGTTTGGGTGTCAATTGCTGTGGAGAAATTAAATAACTTTATTACTCAGTTACAAAAAATGGGGTTAAATGTTGAAACGCTATTAAAAGTTAAAAGCACTCTTCAGAAAATTATAGCTTCACCTTCAAATGCTAGTGTTGTTGAGAGTTATAGTAGATTTATAGCACATTATGAATTAATATTGAATGATCTCAAATACTTAGCTTCCAATCTAAAAGAGCGTTATAGCGAGCTTACGGATAACATGTGGGAGAATGTAATAGAAGAGTGGAGTAAAGTTTATACCGAGGATGGAACACCTTTAAAGAGTAAAGAGGATATCATGTCCTATTTAAACAATATTTTAGGTAAATAA
- a CDS encoding metal ABC transporter substrate-binding protein, translating into MKKSLTLYFVMFLLTVIFSLNIVTTINPYYLLVKDIVQDKAKVSLLIKPGANPHVYSLKISDAKVLNGADLIIANGYLEPYLKKYKNVIYISDFVPKLFIEQDNPHFWLDPFFTKYYIIPSIVKKLSELDSANRTFYESNSKKLIKKINNFILDSFNVFKNVKGKILVQHPSFYYYFKEFGIETYWIEKGHNTSSSIKELLNIIKTKNITAIFSEVQQPKTEIEIIANELGKKYFVLDPLGIDTTTFIELYYKNLNEIRKAVSYE; encoded by the coding sequence ATGAAGAAATCCTTAACTTTATATTTTGTAATGTTTCTACTAACAGTTATTTTCTCTCTTAACATTGTAACAACTATTAACCCTTACTATCTTCTAGTCAAAGATATTGTCCAAGATAAAGCTAAAGTAAGTCTATTAATTAAACCTGGAGCAAATCCACACGTTTATAGTTTAAAAATTAGCGATGCAAAAGTATTAAATGGCGCTGATTTAATAATTGCAAATGGTTATTTAGAACCATACCTAAAAAAATACAAAAATGTTATTTACATCTCGGATTTTGTTCCTAAACTCTTTATTGAACAAGATAATCCTCACTTTTGGTTAGATCCATTTTTCACAAAATATTATATTATTCCCTCGATAGTAAAGAAGCTTTCTGAATTAGATTCAGCAAATCGAACATTCTATGAATCAAACTCCAAAAAACTCATTAAAAAAATAAACAATTTTATTCTTGATTCATTTAACGTTTTTAAAAATGTCAAAGGAAAAATTCTTGTTCAGCATCCAAGTTTCTACTACTATTTTAAAGAATTTGGAATTGAAACTTATTGGATTGAAAAAGGTCACAATACCTCATCTAGTATTAAAGAACTTTTGAACATAATCAAAACAAAAAACATAACAGCAATTTTTTCAGAAGTTCAACAACCAAAAACAGAAATTGAAATAATAGCAAATGAACTTGGGAAAAAATACTTTGTTCTCGATCCATTAGGAATCGATACTACCACATTCATTGAGTTATATTATAAAAACCTTAATGAAATTAGAAAGGCTGTTTCATATGAATAA
- a CDS encoding bifunctional riboflavin kinase/FAD synthetase, which translates to MRVVTIGVFDGVHRGHVRILEELKNLAKKYHAASEIFTIIYPIEYYNGNFDGLLISLQERINLLEMYGTVYTLDLLKIKNISPAKFFNFISKDTKAIVVGEDFRFGKNAEGDISLLEKFCKDENIELKVIKDITVDGKRISSTLIRKLIKSGQIKKANYLLGRPFSIHGKVYKDKQIGRKLGFPTANIRHEKDLINPKNGVYLCRVYVPEVYYGLMNIGIRPTIEKTKTIKYEVYILDFSDDIYNNNIHVELLEFLREEKKFENITKLIAQMKNDVIIARKILEEQYEYRKNS; encoded by the coding sequence TTGCGCGTCGTTACAATAGGAGTTTTCGATGGAGTTCACAGAGGACATGTTCGAATTTTGGAAGAACTTAAGAATTTAGCTAAAAAGTATCATGCAGCTTCCGAAATTTTTACTATTATATACCCAATTGAATATTACAATGGAAATTTTGACGGGTTACTAATAAGTCTTCAAGAAAGAATAAATTTACTTGAAATGTATGGGACTGTTTATACACTTGATCTTCTAAAAATTAAAAATATATCTCCTGCAAAGTTTTTTAATTTTATATCAAAAGACACCAAGGCAATAGTTGTGGGAGAAGATTTTAGATTTGGAAAAAATGCTGAAGGTGATATCTCTCTACTTGAAAAATTTTGCAAAGATGAAAATATAGAGCTCAAAGTTATAAAAGACATCACTGTCGACGGGAAACGAATAAGTAGTACATTAATAAGAAAATTAATAAAATCTGGACAAATAAAAAAAGCAAATTACTTATTAGGTAGACCTTTTTCAATTCATGGGAAAGTATACAAAGACAAACAAATAGGCCGGAAATTGGGGTTTCCAACTGCTAATATAAGGCACGAAAAGGACTTAATCAATCCTAAAAATGGTGTATATTTATGTAGAGTATACGTTCCGGAGGTTTATTATGGACTCATGAATATAGGTATAAGACCTACCATTGAAAAAACAAAAACCATCAAATATGAAGTGTATATTCTGGATTTTTCCGACGATATTTATAACAATAACATTCATGTTGAACTTCTTGAATTTTTGCGAGAAGAGAAAAAATTCGAAAACATAACAAAACTCATTGCCCAAATGAAAAATGATGTCATAATTGCCAGAAAAATTTTGGAGGAGCAATATGAATATAGAAAAAATAGCTAA